The DNA sequence CCCGACCGGATACGCGTCTATCCCACTCTGGACGGAGGGAGGGTGCTCGTCTGGCGCGTCCGTCCGGCCGCGCGGGAGGCACCGCCGCCCGCACTTTGACGCTCTCGGTCAGCCAGGCGGTCGCGGCACTCGGCTGCCCCCGCTACTTCGTCCTGTCGCGCCGCGCCCGGGTTCGCGGTTCCCCGCGGGGGACGCCTCCCCGCTCCTTCCCGCTGGGCCGGACGCTGCACCAGATGGTGGCCGGGTTCGCCGCCTCCTTGCGTGACGCGCCTGCGTCCCTGGCGTCGGCGTTCGAGGAGGGCCCGGAAGCGTTCGAGGCGGTATGCCTGGATGCCGCGGTGGTTCGGTGGTATGAACCGTGGCTCGACGAGTACGCTTCGCATGCCACCCAACAGGATGCCGTTGGGCTGTGGGAGATGCTGGCCGCCGCCGTCCGCTTCGTGGGTCAAGCGCTTCAGGCTCACCGCCACGCGGGCACCCAGCGTGGGCTGGCCGAGTGCGTCCGCGCCGGCCTGATCGCCTCGGAGGTCCCCCTGGAGAGGGTGGTGCGGCCCGGCGCCGGCTTGCAGCTGAAAGTGACGGGGGCCGCCGACCTGCTGGTGCGGGACGCGAGGGGCCGGCAGTTGGTGGTGGACTTCAAGACGTACCCGCCGCCGGACGAACCTCTTGACCTGTTCCAGGTGGCGCTGTACCAGTGGCTTCTCGAGGGCCGGGGGATTGCGGCAGAGCCTGTGCTGGTCTACCTTTCCCCCTCCCTCGTGGAACGCCGCTTCGATGGTGCAGCGGTGGCGCAGACGCTTCAGGAAAAGCTCCATCCGTTTCTTGCGGAACTGAGCCGGTGGGCCAGGTGGCGCTCGCCGTCGCCGCCTCCGCCCCCGACCCGCCTGCCGGGCCTGTGCGAGCGCTGTCCTTACCACCCGCCCTGCCCGGACGTGTTTGCGGTGGATGCGGGAGGGGCGAGGGCCCGACCCTCGGCGCTGGCCCCGACCGGCCCCGGCGAGGCGGCGGCCAGCGGCAGCCCGGCCCCGGCTGTGAGCGGCGAATGGACAGGCTCTTGTGAGCTGCCCGTGGATCGGGCCGCCCTCGAGCGGGTTCTGGGCGAGTTCCGGTGCAGTGTGAGCGTCACGGGCGTTCAGAGCGGGCCTTCTGTCGTCAGGTACCTGCTGGAGCCCAGGTCCGAGACCACCATCCGGCGCATCAGGTTGCACGCGGAGGACCTCAAGGTGCGTCTTGGCCTCCCCGTTGAGCCGATGGTGAACGCCGAACCGAACGCCATCGCCGTGGACGTGGCCAGGCCCAGGCCGATCGCCGTGCCCCTGGGACGTCTCCTGTCAAAGGTCGAACCCGACCCGCATCCAGGCCGGCTGCGGCTACCGCTTGGCGTCGGAATCGGCAGCTGTGTTCGGATGCTCGACCTGGGCGATCCCGCCACGGTGCACCTCCTAGTGGCCGGCGGCACAGGAAGCGGCAAGAGCACCCTGCTCCTGGCCCTGGTGGCCGCGCTGGCGGCCCGGTACTCGCCCGGCGAGGTCCAATTCGTCCTCATCGACCCCAAACAGGTGACGTTCGGCACCCTGCAGGATTCCCCTTACCTGTTCTACCCGCCCGTGACCGAGCCGGATCAGGTGCTCGGGACCCTGGAGGGGGTCATCGAGGAGATGAACGGGAGGTACCGGCGCCTGCACGACGCCGGCGTTCAGAGCCGCGAGGAGTGGCTTGGCTCCGCCCGGCGCGCCTCGCCGGACGTGATGCCGCACCTCGTCTGCATTGTCGACGAGTTCGCCGACCTGGTTTCGGGATCCAGACGCGACCGCGAAACGTTCGAGAAGGCCGTGGGCGAGATC is a window from the Bacillota bacterium genome containing:
- a CDS encoding DNA translocase FtsK gives rise to the protein MTLSVSQAVAALGCPRYFVLSRRARVRGSPRGTPPRSFPLGRTLHQMVAGFAASLRDAPASLASAFEEGPEAFEAVCLDAAVVRWYEPWLDEYASHATQQDAVGLWEMLAAAVRFVGQALQAHRHAGTQRGLAECVRAGLIASEVPLERVVRPGAGLQLKVTGAADLLVRDARGRQLVVDFKTYPPPDEPLDLFQVALYQWLLEGRGIAAEPVLVYLSPSLVERRFDGAAVAQTLQEKLHPFLAELSRWARWRSPSPPPPPTRLPGLCERCPYHPPCPDVFAVDAGGARARPSALAPTGPGEAAASGSPAPAVSGEWTGSCELPVDRAALERVLGEFRCSVSVTGVQSGPSVVRYLLEPRSETTIRRIRLHAEDLKVRLGLPVEPMVNAEPNAIAVDVARPRPIAVPLGRLLSKVEPDPHPGRLRLPLGVGIGSCVRMLDLGDPATVHLLVAGGTGSGKSTLLLALVAALAARYSPGEVQFVLIDPKQVTFGTLQDSPYLFYPPVTEPDQVLGTLEGVIEEMNGRYRRLHDAGVQSREEWLGSARRASPDVMPHLVCIVDEFADLVSGSRRDRETFEKAVGEIARKGRAAAIHLILATQRPDSTVISGQIKNNFTARVALKVGDRKSSEVVLDAPGAQTLTAPGDMLARLETPALVRLQAPYVNLAQVRQLLKPSPSR